The genomic stretch tccagaatattaaaatccagcccagttatcgggttattaacatcaacagaaacaaaccccaactgtcagaatgaacatggttcagtcgggatgtgattaacagcctcaataacagtagaatccaactcctgcaatcacttgtgaactcgctggtgtttcagcaggtgggatgcctgagtgaatcccttcccgcactccgagcaggtgaacggcctctccccagtgtgtactcgctggtgtctcaacaggtcggatgactgagtgaatcccttcccacactccgagcaggtgaacggcctctccccagtgtgtactcgctggtgtctcagcaggtcggatgactgagtgaatcccttcccacactccgagcaggtgaatggcctctccccagtgtgaactcgctggtgtgtcagcaggttggatgaacaagtgaatcctttaccacactcatagcaggtgaacggcctctccccagtgtgaacttgctggtgtgccagcaggttggatgaacaattgaatcccttcccacactccgagcaggtgaacggcctctcctcagtgtgtactcgctggtgtgactgcaggatggatggccgagtgaatcccttcccacactcagagcaggtgaacggcctctccccagtgtgaactcgctggtgtgtcagctggttggatgaacaagtgaatcccttcccacactcatagcaggtgaacggcctctccccagtgtgaactcgctggtgtttcagcaggttggatgaacaagtgaatcccttcccacactccgagcaggtgaacggcctctccccagtgtgaactcgctggtgtttcagcaggtcggatgactgagtgaatcgcttcccacactcagagcaggtgaacggcctctccccagtgtgactgtgttgatgaatttccaggagagatggtgatctgaatcccttcccacagtccccacatttccacggtttctccatggtgcgggtatccttgtgactctccaggttggacgatcagttgaagcctcgcccacacacacaacacgtttacagtttctccccgctgtgaatggtgcgatgtttcttcagactgtgtaactggttaaagctctttccacaggcagtgcactggaacactcactcgggtatgtgtgtctcagtgcttttccagtcacactgatatttgaaatcttttcgcacagacagaacagacaaacatttctccttccactttcaaaggccgatgatattcaggtcctgatgaatcgattgactccatcagatcttgacgcgatgtttagtttgtgtttcctgtctgaaaatctccccttctaatacgatgtaaaaggagataacaaaactcatcactgtcagtacaagacacaaattcaggatatacacatctagtttccatttaacattctttcctctctttttcttccaaagctgtaaatccctgtcccacacattgtccctcctgcagcactgaaatccaaatcaacacacatttctagcctgtttctcctccac from Pristiophorus japonicus isolate sPriJap1 chromosome 23, sPriJap1.hap1, whole genome shotgun sequence encodes the following:
- the LOC139235648 gene encoding histone-lysine N-methyltransferase PRDM9-like; the encoded protein is MEKPWKCGDCGKGFRSPSLLEIHQHSHTGERPFTCSECGKRFTQSSDLLKHQRVHTGERPFTCSECGKGFTCSSNLLKHQRVHTGERPFTCYECGKGFTCSSNQLTHQRVHTGERPFTCSECGKGFTRPSILQSHQRVHTEERPFTCSECGKGFNCSSNLLAHQQVHTGERPFTCYECGKGFTCSSNLLTHQRVHTGERPFTCSECGKGFTQSSDLLRHQRVHTGERPFTCSECGKGFTQSSDLLRHQRVHTGERPFTCSECGKGFTQASHLLKHQRVHK